The Branchiostoma floridae strain S238N-H82 chromosome 10, Bfl_VNyyK, whole genome shotgun sequence genome has a segment encoding these proteins:
- the LOC118424618 gene encoding uncharacterized protein LOC118424618, which yields MAYRRLLELQESHQSYRAPTPPPNADTVDQALLALERQTCSLQQQASQDQEVGRHRPQRPPVNNKNRYARSSPTKEERYRALDQHAERLYHHKLKTQMFGEDLSASKLPPKKRGKKVRAQEKLHQLEQERHNAVPFNEDHQQVRMARTTAMFGEDLSKKASTCRMPAQPSLVGVQTSEGMVGEERMRCRMYPDKDEETVYVTLEERRPHRRKQAASKDSEKTTTKLPSLTPQHHSLTGKRTAAGSTISDLPSVSFS from the exons ATGGCATACAGAAGATTACTTGAACTTCAGGAGTCCCATCAGTCATACCGCGcccccacccctccccccaACGCTGACACAGTCGATCAGGCACTACTGGCTCTGGAGCGACAAACATGCAGCCTTCAGCAGCAGGCAAGTCAGGACCAAGAAGTCGGGCGCCACAGACCTCAGAGACCTCCTGTTAACAACAAGAACAG GTACGCAAGATCATCCCCAACAAAAGAGGAGCGGTATAGAGCCTTGGACCAGCACGCAGAGAGACTGTACCACCACAAACTGAAGACCCAGATGTTTGGGGAGGACCTCAGCGCCTCCAAGCTGCCGCCCAAGAAGCGAGGTAAGAAAGTACGAGCACAGGAGAAGCTGCACCAACTCGAGCAGGAGCGCCACAACGCCGTACCCTTCAACGAAGATCACCAGCAGGTCCGAATGGCCCGCACCACGGCTATGTTTGGTGAGGACTTATCTAAGAAGGCCTCAACCTGTAGGATGCCCGCACAGCCTAGCCTGGTTGGAGTACAGACCTCAGAGGGGATGGTGGGAGAGGAGAGGATGCGGTGCCGGATGTATCCTGACAAAGATGAAGAGACCGTCTACGTAACGCTGGAAGAGCGCCGCCCTCACAGACGGAAGCAAGCAGCATCCAAGGACTCGGAGAAGACTA CCACCAAGCTGCCTTCCCTGACTCCACAGCACCACAGTCTGACTGGAAAGAGAACTGCAGCAGGCAGCACCATCTCTGACCTTCCCTCAGTAAGTTTTAGTTGA
- the LOC118423972 gene encoding histidine N-alpha-methyltransferase-like: MDGHASDVGDDVLSDDVMKHDDVPDELMSVVTSLTSPRRYVPQWYVYDTRGSELCEQLVQKSETYKVWQHEYSILQAHADDIAGKVSSPAVLVDLGSGGSSKTRLVIEAMLKRHGSPTFVPVDMAKEFIEACGRQLETDYPGLTVEPFGGLYMDGVRHVAARKEPKLLLWFGNSFSNISIHGQVQMLQEIRAQLNEQDRLVLGVDMNTDREALSQAYGEQWTPIWRDNLISRFNKDFDGNMDAEKFEYRCEFVENPPSGDTPSYIVKSLTSLGKQRVRFEKIGLDIDFEDGEKIYFYEGPNTSCKWNLKQLRRLAEKSSFAVDEHWTNDEENYCVICLAPADIIPTSFPRSE; encoded by the exons ATGGATGGCCATGCCAGTGACGTGGGTGATGACGTCTtgagtgatgacgtcatgaaacaTGATGACGTACCCGATGAGCTGATGTCGGTAGTGACGAGTCTGACGTCACCGCGTAGATACGTGCCGCAGTGGTACGTGTACGATACACGCGGGTCGGAGCTGTGCGAGCA ATTGGTACAGAAATCGGAGACGTACAAAGTCTGGCAGCACGAGTACAGCATACTCCAGGCCCACGCAGACGACATCGCCGGCAAAGTCTCGTCCCCGGCCGTTCTTGTGGATCTCGGCAGCGGAGGGTCCTCCAAAACCCGCCTGGTTATCGAGGCTATGCTGAAGCGGCACGGGAGCCCCACGTTTGTACCCGTGGACATGGCGAAGG AGTTTATCGAGGCGTGCGGGCGGCAGCTGGAGACAGACTACCCGGGCCTGACTGTGGAGCCCTTCGGCGGGTTGTACATGGACGGGGTGCGGCATGTCGCCGCCAGGAAGGAGCCTAAGTTGCTGCTTTGGTTCGGAAACAGCTTCAGTAACATCTCCATCCATGGCCAGGTGCAGATGCTACAGGAGATCCGGGCTCAGCTCAATG AGCAGGACAGGTTGGTTCTCGGGGTGGACATGAACACTGACCGAGAGGCCTTGTCTCAGGCGTACGGGGAACAGTGGACACCGATATGGCGGGACAACCTCATCTCACGCTTCAATAAG GACTTTGACGGAAACATGGACGCTGAGAAGTTTGAGTACAGGTGCGAATTTGTGGAGAACCCTCCGAGCGGAGACACTCCGAGCTACATTGTGAAATCTCTGACCAGTTTGGGCAAACAGCGGGTGCGATTTG AAAAAATCGGCCTCGACATTGACTTCGAAGACGGAGAAAAGATCTATTTCTACGAGGGGCCGAACACCAGCTGCAAGTGGAACCTTAAACAGCTGCGTCGCCTAGCGGAGAAGAGCAGCTTTGCAGTCGATGAGCACTGGACCAATGATGAGGAGAATTATTGCGTCATCTGCTTGGCACCAGCAGATATCATTCCAACTTCATTTCCTCGATCTGAGTAG